The Usitatibacter rugosus genome segment ACCTGCACCGGCTTGATCGCGCGATGGATCTTGTCCGGCGCGTTCTTCTGGTAGAAGCACTCCTTGTTCCAGCCGTCCGGGCAGCGCACCAGCGTGAGCGGCCGGTCCTTCACGTGCGGGACGATCCAGTCCGCCACCGCTTCGTAGTAGCGCGCGAGCTGGAGCTTGGTGATGCCGGCGTCCGGATAGAGGAGCTTGCCCGGATTGCTCACGTCGACGCCCGCGACCTCCTCGGTCTGCGTGGTGGCGGTGCGCTTGCGGGTGCGCGACGCCGGAGCCTTCGCGGCGGGCGCCGGCGTCGAGGCCACGGCCGTGCGCTTGCGCGTCGGGCGAACCGCGCCTTCCGAGACGTTCTCGGCGACGGATTTCTTCGAGCTCCAGGTGCGATCGGCATCCCCGGCAATCGCCTCGATGCTGCGGCCCGTCGACACGCTGTCCGGAGCCGCCACGGTGATGCCGCCGTCGTGGGCGGGCTCGGCCGCGTCGTCGCGCTCCTTGATGAGGAGCCACGATTTCTCGCCGAACTTGGGGCTGCGCGTGCGCACCAGCGTCCAGCCGCCGTGGAGCTTCTTGCCGTGCAATTGGAATTTGAGCTTGCCCTTCTTGTAGCCGTCCTGCGGGTCGCCCACCGGCGCCCACGTGCCACGGTCCCAGAGCATCACCGTCCCGCCGCCGTACTGGCCCTTGGGGATCACGCCTTCGAACGTGCCGTATTCCACGGGATGGTCCTCGACATGCATGGCGAGGCGCTTGTCGTCCGGGTCCAGGCTGGGGCCCTTGGGGACCGCCCAGCTCAGCAGCACGCCGTCCAGCTCGAGGCGGAAGTCGTAGTGCAGGTGGCTCGCGGCGTGTTTCTGGATGACGAAACGCAGCCCCGAAGCCTTCGCGGGCGTGACTTCGCCCCGCGGCTCGGGCGTCACCTTGAAATCGCGCTTCTTCTGGTAGGTCTGGAGTCCCATGGCCTCTCCTAGTTTCCGGACGTGGGAGGGGGCGCCAATCGGAGTTGCGCCTACCACCGCGTCGGATGCGGACTACACCGCCATGGCACGGACATTGCGGCAGGCCCTGGCTCGGACGCCGTTGTCCGCCTCACCCGGAGATCGCATGGCTTCCCAATGGAAAACCAGTCCCGTCCGCTACGCGGTCGTGGGCCTCGGCTACATCTCGCAATCGGCGGTGCTGCCCGCCTTCGCGCACGCCAAGCGCAATTCCGTGCTGGCCGCCCTCGTTTCGGACGACCCGAAGAAGCTCGCGAAGCTGGGCCAGCGCTACCAGGTTTCCACGCGCATCGATTACTCCGCGTACGACGAGCTGCTGGACAGCGGCGCGATCGACGCCGTCTATATCGCGTTGCCCAATACCCTGCATCGCGACTACACCGAGCGCGCGGCGAAGCGCGGCATCCACGTGCTGTGCGAGAAGCCGCTCGCGGCCACCAGCGACGATTGCCGCGCGATGATCGAGGCCTGCGCCGCGGCGAAGGTGAAGCTGATGACGGCCTACCGGCTGCACTTCGAGCCCGCGAACCTGGCCGCCATCGAGGCGGTGCGCACCAAGATCGGCGAGCCGCGCTTCTTCACCTCGACCTTCGGCAACCCGGTGAAGGCGCCGAACATCCGGCTCTCGGCCGAGCTGGGCGGCGGCACGCTCTACGACATCGGCATCTACTGCATCAACGCCGCCCGCCATCTGTTCGAAGCCGAGCCCTACGAAGTCTTCGCCGCCACCGTGCACGGCAACGACCCGCGCTTCGACGAGGTCGAGGAATCCGCGGCGTGCGTGCTGCGCTTCCCCGGCGACCGGCTCGCGTCGTTCACCTGCAGCTTCGGCTCAGACGAGGAAGTGGTATTTCAAGTCGTGGGCACCAAAGGCCGCGTCGAGCTCGACCAGGCCTACGAGATCGCGATCGAGAAGACGCTCACCGTCGCCAAGGGCAGCAAGAAGCGCCCGCGCACGTTCAAGAAGAACGACCAGTTCGCCGCCGAGTTGCTGCATTTTTCGGACTGTGTCCTGACGGACCGCACGCCGATCGCGCCGGGCGAGGAAGGCCTGAAGGACCTCCTCGTGATCGAGGCGCTGTACGAATCGGCGCGCACCGGCCACCCGGTCACGCTCGAGGAGAGCGAGGCGCCGCCCGCTTTCAGCCGCAAGCAGGAGATCCGCCGTCCGC includes the following:
- the ligD gene encoding non-homologous end-joining DNA ligase, which encodes MGLQTYQKKRDFKVTPEPRGEVTPAKASGLRFVIQKHAASHLHYDFRLELDGVLLSWAVPKGPSLDPDDKRLAMHVEDHPVEYGTFEGVIPKGQYGGGTVMLWDRGTWAPVGDPQDGYKKGKLKFQLHGKKLHGGWTLVRTRSPKFGEKSWLLIKERDDAAEPAHDGGITVAAPDSVSTGRSIEAIAGDADRTWSSKKSVAENVSEGAVRPTRKRTAVASTPAPAAKAPASRTRKRTATTQTEEVAGVDVSNPGKLLYPDAGITKLQLARYYEAVADWIVPHVKDRPLTLVRCPDGWNKECFYQKNAPDKIHRAIKPVQVTTSKGEAIYMMANNATAVVAMLNSGALELHPWGSTAKHLDKPDRLVFDFDPDDDLAFRELVEAVRLVRSLLEELGLQCFLKTTGGKGLHIVVPIRPTLDWDTAKGFTRSIAESLAFTFPERFTANLSKAKRDGKIFVDYLRNGEGATAVAAYSIRARANAPVATPIAWEELAKDVRFDHFNVRNVPARLQRKRDPWAGFFQVRQSVTAKMLKSVGYTK
- a CDS encoding Gfo/Idh/MocA family protein → MASQWKTSPVRYAVVGLGYISQSAVLPAFAHAKRNSVLAALVSDDPKKLAKLGQRYQVSTRIDYSAYDELLDSGAIDAVYIALPNTLHRDYTERAAKRGIHVLCEKPLAATSDDCRAMIEACAAAKVKLMTAYRLHFEPANLAAIEAVRTKIGEPRFFTSTFGNPVKAPNIRLSAELGGGTLYDIGIYCINAARHLFEAEPYEVFAATVHGNDPRFDEVEESAACVLRFPGDRLASFTCSFGSDEEVVFQVVGTKGRVELDQAYEIAIEKTLTVAKGSKKRPRTFKKNDQFAAELLHFSDCVLTDRTPIAPGEEGLKDLLVIEALYESARTGHPVTLEESEAPPAFSRKQEIRRPPVRKTPMIHARPPSA